From the Leucobacter tenebrionis genome, one window contains:
- a CDS encoding conjugal transfer protein TrbL, which translates to MSVCDVPVISNVCDAVGEGTASLIAAPFDWLGQAMAGAAAWLFEAVWAVFDTTTLVDVTSAEYVGVYNVLFGAAVFIMLVFFCLQLITGLIHRDPTALSRAALGLAKSVLGSFLVITLTALLLEVTDQLAVGIVQATGNTMEDMGTQIGLLAAGLATINITAPGVGAIITIFLAGLAISAAAIVWFSLLIRKALLLVAIVFGPVALAGATWDATKGWFAKWATFVIALIFSKLVLVVIFLVAIGQVSAPIEADLASISDPIAGVVLMFIAAFAPYITYKFLSFVGFDMYHAMSSEQEAKSALNRPVPVPSAPKADSAKTVLDGGSDPGSTPPSGGGSAPPPTSSAAPASAGAGAAGTGAAASSTGAGAGTGASAGAGAGTAGAAGAGAAAGPVGAAVVVGGAVVKGAATAGPKAGAAVGGAADTHAGAAAEQASTPPVPLSQGTPSQRPAPSAPPPVAPAAPPSGLPGGSVESSPAPRRRSDPPLPPSSKPTGKE; encoded by the coding sequence GTGAGCGTCTGCGATGTCCCGGTCATCTCCAACGTGTGCGATGCCGTCGGCGAGGGCACCGCCTCCCTGATCGCGGCGCCGTTCGACTGGCTCGGCCAGGCGATGGCGGGAGCTGCCGCGTGGCTGTTCGAGGCCGTCTGGGCCGTGTTCGACACCACGACTCTCGTGGACGTCACCAGCGCCGAGTACGTGGGCGTCTACAACGTCCTGTTCGGTGCCGCCGTGTTCATCATGCTGGTGTTCTTCTGCCTGCAGTTGATCACCGGGCTCATCCACCGCGACCCCACCGCCCTGTCCCGTGCCGCCCTCGGTCTCGCCAAGAGCGTGCTCGGGTCGTTTCTGGTCATCACGCTCACGGCCCTGCTGCTGGAGGTCACCGATCAGCTCGCTGTTGGAATCGTGCAGGCCACGGGCAACACGATGGAAGACATGGGGACCCAGATCGGGCTCCTCGCCGCCGGGCTGGCCACCATCAACATCACCGCTCCCGGAGTCGGCGCGATCATCACGATCTTCCTCGCCGGGCTTGCCATCTCGGCGGCGGCGATCGTGTGGTTCTCCCTCCTGATCCGCAAGGCCCTGCTGCTGGTCGCGATCGTGTTCGGGCCGGTCGCCCTCGCGGGGGCGACGTGGGATGCGACCAAGGGCTGGTTCGCCAAATGGGCGACGTTCGTCATCGCCCTGATCTTCTCCAAGCTCGTCCTCGTCGTGATCTTCCTCGTCGCGATCGGGCAGGTGTCTGCCCCGATCGAGGCCGACCTCGCCTCGATCAGCGATCCGATCGCGGGGGTGGTGTTGATGTTCATCGCCGCGTTCGCCCCGTACATCACGTACAAGTTCCTGTCGTTTGTCGGGTTCGACATGTACCACGCGATGAGTTCGGAGCAGGAGGCGAAGTCGGCGCTGAACCGGCCCGTGCCGGTGCCGTCCGCGCCGAAGGCTGACTCTGCCAAGACGGTGCTCGACGGCGGCTCCGATCCCGGTAGCACGCCCCCGAGCGGAGGCGGCTCAGCGCCGCCCCCCACCTCGTCTGCGGCACCCGCCAGCGCAGGAGCCGGGGCCGCAGGGACCGGGGCTGCCGCATCCTCGACCGGAGCGGGGGCCGGAACCGGGGCGAGTGCGGGAGCCGGAGCCGGGACCGCAGGTGCAGCGGGTGCAGGTGCTGCCGCCGGGCCTGTGGGGGCGGCGGTGGTCGTCGGCGGCGCTGTGGTGAAGGGTGCGGCGACCGCCGGGCCGAAGGCTGGAGCCGCGGTTGGCGGGGCCGCAGACACCCATGCAGGTGCCGCCGCGGAGCAGGCATCCACGCCGCCTGTCCCGCTCTCGCAGGGCACCCCGTCACAGCGTCCCGCACCGTCGGCGCCACCCCCGGTCGCACCAGCGGCCCCGCCGTCTGGCTTGCCCGGGGGCTCGGTGGAGTCTTCGCCTGCGCCGCGACGCCGGTCGGACCCGCCTCTTCCGCCATCGTCCAAACCGACCGGGAAGGAGTGA
- a CDS encoding MarR family winged helix-turn-helix transcriptional regulator produces MKSGGYVSPDQLGVLIKETQAVLNQRMDEVLRPLGLSVSQYACLRNLHEEPGITGSELARRTFVSRQSMNVLVQGLERHGLVERAPEPGPRRERGAMLTHAATEILARADNAVSDVVGAMTEHLGQEQRNELHALLSACRDALARESSR; encoded by the coding sequence ATGAAGTCGGGAGGATACGTGTCTCCGGATCAGCTGGGCGTGCTGATCAAGGAGACCCAGGCTGTCTTGAACCAGCGGATGGATGAGGTGCTGCGTCCACTCGGGCTCAGCGTCTCTCAGTACGCCTGCCTGCGGAACCTGCACGAAGAGCCCGGCATCACCGGATCAGAGCTGGCTCGGCGCACCTTCGTGTCGCGCCAGTCGATGAACGTGCTCGTTCAAGGGTTGGAGAGGCACGGCCTCGTTGAGCGGGCCCCCGAGCCCGGCCCGCGTCGTGAACGCGGAGCCATGCTCACTCACGCGGCAACCGAAATCCTGGCACGCGCCGACAACGCGGTGTCGGACGTCGTCGGCGCCATGACCGAGCACCTCGGGCAGGAGCAGCGCAACGAGCTCCACGCACTGCTCAGCGCATGTCGGGATGCACTTGCCAGAGAGTCATCGCGGTGA
- a CDS encoding IS5 family transposase (programmed frameshift), with translation MFTDAQWKRIAPLLPSNAGRRGHPFGDDRRVVEGIAYRFRTGIPWRDLPREQFGPWQTVWKRHRRYAGDGTWDRVLAQILAEADAAGKIDWAVSIDATIARAHQHATNTTRPEQDTGGRIESQRICPGTRLNRPGHGIGRSRGGLTTKIHQAVDGHGRPLAMIVTGGQRNDGAMLIHVLGEIQVPRLGPGRPRTRPDAVIADRAYATGVIRSELRRRKVKAVIPDKRDQIIARKRRGSRGGRPPGFDATAYRGRNVIERFFALAKQWRGIATRFDKLAITYRAGVTLCAILTWVRLLGDTT, from the exons GTGTTCACGGATGCGCAGTGGAAGCGGATCGCTCCGCTGTTGCCGTCCAATGCCGGGCGGCGTGGTCACCCGTTCGGTGACGACCGGCGGGTTGTGGAGGGCATCGCGTACCGGTTCCGCACCGGGATCCCGTGGCGTGACTTGCCCCGCGAGCAGTTCGGACCGTGGCAGACGGTGTGGAAGCGGCATCGCCGTTACGCCGGTGACGGGACGTGGGATCGGGTGCTGGCGCAGATCCTCGCCGAGGCCGACGCGGCCGGGAAGATCGACTGGGCGGTGTCGATCGATGCGACGATCGCGCGTGCGCATCAGCATGCGACGAACACCACCCGCCCCGAGCAGGACACAGGGGGCAGGATCGAATCACAAAGAATCTGCCCTGGCACGAGATTGAACCGCCCGG GTCACGGTATCGGCCGCTCCCGCGGCGGTCTGACCACGAAGATCCACCAGGCCGTCGATGGGCACGGCCGCCCGCTCGCGATGATCGTGACCGGCGGGCAGCGCAACGACGGAGCGATGCTCATCCACGTGCTCGGCGAGATCCAGGTTCCCCGGCTTGGCCCGGGTCGCCCACGAACCCGACCCGACGCCGTGATCGCCGACCGTGCCTACGCGACCGGAGTCATCCGCAGCGAGCTGCGCCGCCGCAAGGTCAAGGCCGTCATTCCCGACAAGCGCGACCAGATCATCGCACGAAAACGGCGTGGGAGTCGCGGCGGTCGCCCGCCCGGGTTCGACGCCACCGCCTACCGCGGTCGCAACGTGATCGAGCGATTCTTCGCACTCGCGAAGCAGTGGCGCGGCATCGCGACCCGCTTCGACAAACTCGCCATCACGTACCGCGCCGGCGTCACCCTCTGCGCCATCCTCACCTGGGTCCGACTATTGGGAGACACGACCTAG
- a CDS encoding helix-turn-helix domain-containing protein, which yields MPEHPEPRLADFLRAARGRLTPERAGISDAAGRRRVEGLRREELAMLAGVSVDYYTRLEQGRSKSASPEGP from the coding sequence ATGCCCGAGCACCCGGAACCCCGACTGGCGGACTTCCTTCGCGCAGCACGGGGTCGTCTGACACCCGAGCGTGCTGGGATCTCCGATGCTGCCGGGCGTCGCCGGGTGGAGGGGCTGCGGCGGGAGGAGCTCGCGATGCTGGCCGGCGTGAGCGTCGACTATTACACCCGCCTGGAACAGGGGCGCAGCAAGAGCGCATCACCAGAGGGTCCTTGA
- a CDS encoding DUF6112 family protein gives MIDIDPNSSGLPGIEQLRIIVGAVMTVGLILSVLALIISAIVWGFGANSSNPHLASRGKVGVLVSCGAAIICGAAVTLINFFWGVGQAV, from the coding sequence GTGATCGACATCGACCCCAACAGCTCGGGCCTTCCGGGCATCGAGCAGCTGCGCATCATCGTCGGCGCCGTCATGACCGTCGGCTTGATCTTGTCCGTCCTCGCCTTGATCATCTCCGCGATCGTGTGGGGCTTCGGCGCCAACTCTTCCAACCCGCACCTCGCCTCACGCGGGAAGGTCGGCGTCCTCGTCTCGTGCGGGGCGGCGATCATCTGCGGTGCCGCGGTGACGCTGATCAACTTCTTCTGGGGCGTCGGGCAGGCCGTGTGA
- a CDS encoding DUF6112 family protein yields the protein MDVFPDFGSVGGTASLREIVGALLMFVLVTAVLMLIVCAITWAIASSNGNYQAATKARAGLLVSVGAAALAGAGVAWLNFLLDVGTQL from the coding sequence ATGGACGTGTTCCCCGACTTCGGCAGCGTCGGCGGCACAGCCAGCCTCCGCGAGATCGTCGGCGCGCTGCTCATGTTCGTTCTCGTCACCGCCGTGCTCATGCTCATCGTCTGCGCCATCACCTGGGCGATCGCCTCCTCCAACGGCAACTACCAGGCAGCGACCAAGGCCCGCGCCGGCCTGCTCGTCTCGGTCGGTGCCGCGGCCCTCGCCGGCGCCGGGGTCGCGTGGCTCAACTTCCTGCTGGACGTCGGCACCCAGCTCTAG
- a CDS encoding VOC family protein produces the protein MNSTTSGPDFVSFQVRDLEASAAFYEHTVGMVRLPAPNPDAAVFSAGDATFAVRVPLPGVDLDAIPQPGAGIGVWFRNEDAAGLHERLSTQGVVIVQEPLEGPFGTQFSFRDPDGYIVTVHSKG, from the coding sequence ATGAACAGCACGACCAGCGGCCCGGACTTCGTCTCGTTTCAGGTGCGCGATCTCGAGGCCTCCGCAGCGTTCTACGAGCACACCGTGGGCATGGTGCGGCTGCCTGCGCCGAACCCGGACGCCGCGGTGTTCTCGGCAGGGGACGCGACCTTCGCAGTGCGCGTCCCATTGCCTGGTGTCGACCTCGACGCCATCCCTCAACCGGGCGCCGGCATCGGCGTCTGGTTTCGCAACGAGGACGCGGCTGGCCTCCACGAGCGCCTGAGCACCCAGGGCGTGGTGATCGTGCAGGAGCCACTCGAAGGACCGTTCGGCACGCAGTTCTCCTTCCGAGACCCCGACGGCTACATCGTCACGGTGCACTCGAAGGGCTGA
- a CDS encoding M23 family metallopeptidase, which yields MKKLALLALTLLLLGPSTILLGVATLGGTSATAAVCAPGSLAVGPIPDSLTATTRNGETVTLNRQQLTHAATIITVGGQTAGVGRDGVRVALMAALTESTLRMLANTSAYPESAEYPNDGDGSDHDSLGLFQMRPVSGWGTVAELMDPTYQARAFYGGESGPNYPSPRGLLDISGWQQMDPGEAAQAVEVSAYPDRYQNYQPVAEAILAALTRPAPSGDGGGDETPVVPETTRIVFPLPEGTWVRTSPFGWRNDPITGERRFHAGSDFAAADGTPIYAVADGVVVRANYTDAGGGVIVIEHTVGGQRVASMYIHMWSHGIHVAEGDTVTAGQHIGDVGSSGHSTGPHLHLQIHPGGANAGAVDSDAWLTDHGAEGITGGDTTPALCTAGGGA from the coding sequence ATGAAGAAGCTCGCGCTCCTCGCCCTCACCTTGCTGCTTCTGGGGCCGTCCACGATCCTGCTGGGCGTCGCCACGCTCGGCGGCACCTCTGCGACCGCCGCCGTCTGCGCGCCCGGCTCACTCGCGGTCGGCCCGATCCCGGACTCACTGACCGCGACAACCCGTAACGGGGAGACGGTCACGCTGAACCGGCAACAGCTCACCCACGCCGCGACGATCATCACCGTCGGAGGGCAGACAGCCGGCGTCGGCCGCGATGGGGTGCGGGTCGCGCTCATGGCTGCGCTGACCGAGTCGACCCTGCGAATGCTCGCCAACACCAGCGCCTATCCCGAGTCGGCGGAGTACCCCAACGACGGCGACGGTTCGGATCACGACTCGCTCGGGCTGTTCCAGATGCGCCCGGTCAGCGGATGGGGCACCGTCGCAGAGCTCATGGACCCCACCTACCAGGCGCGAGCGTTCTACGGCGGGGAGTCCGGCCCGAACTACCCGTCGCCGCGGGGCCTGCTCGACATCTCCGGCTGGCAGCAGATGGATCCCGGCGAGGCCGCCCAAGCCGTCGAGGTCAGCGCCTACCCCGACCGGTATCAGAACTACCAGCCGGTCGCCGAGGCGATCCTCGCTGCCCTCACTCGGCCCGCTCCTTCCGGCGACGGTGGCGGGGACGAGACGCCCGTCGTGCCCGAGACGACGCGCATCGTGTTTCCGCTCCCGGAAGGCACCTGGGTTCGGACGAGCCCGTTCGGGTGGCGAAACGACCCGATCACCGGCGAACGCCGCTTCCACGCAGGCTCCGACTTCGCCGCCGCGGACGGCACTCCGATCTACGCCGTCGCAGATGGCGTCGTGGTGCGAGCGAATTACACCGACGCAGGCGGCGGAGTCATCGTCATCGAGCACACCGTCGGCGGGCAGCGGGTCGCATCCATGTACATCCACATGTGGTCTCACGGCATCCACGTCGCAGAAGGCGACACCGTGACCGCGGGCCAGCACATCGGAGACGTCGGCTCCTCCGGCCACTCCACCGGCCCTCACCTCCACCTGCAAATCCACCCCGGCGGCGCAAACGCCGGCGCGGTGGACTCCGACGCCTGGCTCACCGACCACGGCGCCGAAGGCATCACCGGCGGCGACACCACACCCGCTCTCTGCACGGCAGGAGGGGGTGCGTGA
- a CDS encoding amidase family protein: protein MPLTIGLLLEAPGGTAVDDDYVQATSDAAEVLSAIGHRVVRVRPTEEVRRVGSVFGAIAGAHLARLLSDGEDLDPDVLEPVTAEVVRAGRSMTAVELLRVLTELHALSYAFADHFSGVDVVLSPTTAQPPPLIGTMSTDRPAAVHFAELFSVSPFAGIFNVTGGAALSVPWGLDQRGLPVGIHLGAAIGDDELILTLGEQLENARPDLTRLHPPDACGPGNGRLQTTQDRPADRAGK from the coding sequence GTGCCTCTCACGATCGGGCTGCTCCTGGAAGCTCCGGGAGGCACGGCGGTCGATGACGATTACGTGCAGGCCACGTCGGATGCCGCTGAGGTGCTGTCTGCAATAGGGCATCGTGTCGTGCGTGTGCGGCCCACCGAAGAGGTCAGGAGGGTCGGCTCCGTCTTCGGCGCGATCGCCGGGGCACATCTGGCCAGGCTCCTGAGCGATGGAGAAGACCTCGATCCGGACGTGCTCGAACCGGTGACTGCAGAGGTCGTGCGGGCGGGGCGGAGCATGACAGCCGTCGAACTCCTGCGTGTCCTGACGGAACTGCACGCTCTCAGCTACGCCTTCGCCGATCACTTCTCGGGCGTCGACGTCGTCCTGTCCCCCACGACAGCTCAGCCTCCGCCGCTCATCGGGACGATGAGCACGGACCGCCCCGCAGCGGTGCACTTCGCAGAGCTCTTCTCGGTCTCTCCGTTCGCTGGCATCTTCAACGTCACCGGGGGTGCCGCTCTCTCCGTCCCGTGGGGCCTCGATCAGCGTGGTCTGCCTGTGGGAATCCACCTCGGCGCCGCCATCGGTGACGACGAGCTCATACTCACGCTGGGGGAACAGTTGGAGAACGCTCGCCCCGATCTGACGCGACTGCATCCGCCGGATGCTTGTGGGCCCGGGAATGGGCGACTCCAAACAACACAGGACAGGCCGGCAGACAGAGCCGGCAAGTAG
- a CDS encoding SCO6880 family protein encodes MSANSHTHSEYPLAAVQFSRLTKRGIMLGLSLPQLVVLGVAVLTVVFSLYLGGGMAFVWTAPIWGSCALLAVVPAGGRKVIEWVPILARWAARTYLGQLTYRRRVIKPRPAGTLALPGDAAPLREWEDPETGAAMIHDPHAQTLTAILGVSHPAFVLLDPGEQQRRVSGWGRVLAAACRSGRIARIQVSERTLPDSGTGLAEWWRTHGTDDGSWAATTYAELIERAGPAGERHATTISLALDMKAASRQIRTSGGGMRGAAAVLRQEMTTLTTALRAAELASTGWLTPGEVAVILRGAYDPAAAPALERHGDLGRDLATAGPVAVTETWERLRSDSAHHAVLWITEWPRSQVYPGFLAPLVLSNGILRTLALHYTPVRADQAARDLRKKKTELISDQAQRRKIGQIEDAATSAELDDVLQQEADLTAGHGVLRVSGLVSVSAPTVDELEAAVAAVEQAAIQASCETRRLVGQQAQAFTAAALPLCRPV; translated from the coding sequence ATGTCTGCGAACTCGCATACGCACAGTGAGTATCCGTTGGCGGCGGTGCAGTTCTCCCGTCTGACCAAGCGCGGGATCATGCTCGGTCTGTCCCTGCCGCAGCTAGTCGTGCTCGGCGTCGCTGTGCTGACGGTCGTGTTCTCCCTCTATCTGGGCGGAGGGATGGCCTTCGTTTGGACCGCCCCTATCTGGGGCTCCTGCGCGCTGTTGGCGGTGGTCCCGGCGGGCGGGCGGAAGGTGATCGAGTGGGTGCCGATCCTCGCCCGCTGGGCAGCCAGGACGTATCTGGGGCAGCTCACCTACCGGCGCCGCGTCATCAAGCCCCGCCCCGCCGGCACGCTCGCCCTCCCAGGGGATGCGGCGCCGCTGCGGGAATGGGAGGACCCCGAGACCGGCGCGGCGATGATCCACGACCCGCACGCCCAGACCCTCACCGCCATCCTCGGCGTCTCACATCCGGCCTTCGTGCTCCTCGATCCCGGCGAGCAGCAGCGCAGGGTCTCCGGGTGGGGCCGCGTGCTCGCCGCAGCCTGCCGATCCGGGCGCATCGCCCGCATCCAGGTCTCCGAGCGCACCTTGCCGGACTCGGGAACAGGGCTGGCGGAATGGTGGCGCACGCACGGCACCGACGACGGCTCCTGGGCCGCGACCACCTACGCCGAACTGATCGAGCGCGCCGGCCCCGCCGGGGAACGCCACGCGACCACCATCAGCCTGGCGCTCGACATGAAGGCCGCAAGCCGGCAGATCAGAACGTCCGGCGGCGGGATGCGCGGCGCCGCCGCGGTACTGCGGCAGGAGATGACCACGCTCACCACGGCGCTGCGCGCGGCAGAGCTCGCCTCGACCGGGTGGCTCACGCCCGGCGAGGTCGCCGTCATCCTGCGCGGCGCGTATGACCCGGCCGCCGCGCCCGCGCTGGAACGGCACGGCGACCTCGGGCGGGACCTGGCGACCGCCGGGCCGGTCGCGGTCACCGAGACCTGGGAGAGGCTGCGGTCGGACTCCGCGCACCACGCAGTGCTGTGGATCACCGAATGGCCCCGCTCGCAGGTCTACCCAGGGTTCCTCGCCCCGCTCGTGCTCTCCAACGGGATCCTCCGCACCCTCGCCCTGCACTACACGCCGGTGCGCGCCGATCAGGCCGCGCGGGACCTGCGGAAGAAGAAGACCGAGCTCATCAGCGACCAGGCGCAGCGGCGCAAGATCGGGCAGATCGAGGACGCCGCCACCAGCGCGGAGCTGGATGACGTGCTGCAACAGGAGGCGGACCTGACCGCCGGGCACGGCGTCCTGCGCGTCTCCGGCCTCGTGTCCGTCTCTGCGCCGACCGTCGATGAGCTCGAAGCTGCGGTCGCCGCGGTCGAGCAGGCCGCGATCCAAGCCTCCTGCGAGACCCGCCGCCTCGTCGGTCAGCAAGCCCAGGCCTTCACCGCCGCCGCGCTGCCGCTGTGCCGGCCGGTCTGA